From Candidatus Eisenbacteria bacterium:
ACGGCGCCCGCCTGACCGGTGAGCCCGCCACCGCTCACGCGCACCACCGCGTCGTGCTTGCCGATGAGATTCGCGACCGTGAAGGCGCGAAACGCGTGGGTCACCAGGGACTCGCGCGTGAAATACTGAACGGGGACCCGGTCGTTGATGGTGTGCTTGCCCGAACCGGGCAACAGGCGCACGCGGGCGACACTTTCC
This genomic window contains:
- the rpsI gene encoding 30S ribosomal protein S9, coding for MATLTIKPHTGRRKESVARVRLLPGSGKHTINDRVPVQYFTRESLVTHAFRAFTVANLIGKHDAVVRVSGGGLTGQAGAVRMAIARALLSEDEALRSLLGREGLLTRDSRMKERKKYGQPGARKRFQFSKR